Proteins from a single region of Streptomyces sp. Tu 3180:
- the rpsB gene encoding 30S ribosomal protein S2, whose amino-acid sequence MAVVTMRELLESGVHFGHQTRRWNPKMKRFIFTERNGIYIIDLLQSLSYIDRAYEFVKETVAHGGTVMFVGTKKQAQEAIAEQATRVGMPYVNQRWLGGMLTNFSTVYKRLQRLKELEQIDFEDVASSGLTKKELLVLSREKAKLEKTLGGIREMQKVPSAVWIVDTKKEHIAVGEARKLNIPVVAILDTNCDPDEVDYKIPGNDDAIRSVTLLTRVIADAVAEGLIARSGVATEGKGEKAAGEPLAEWERDLLEGEKKAEEAAPAAAEGEKPAEAPAEAPAEAPAEAAPAAEAEQA is encoded by the coding sequence ATGGCCGTCGTCACGATGCGGGAGCTGCTGGAAAGCGGCGTCCACTTCGGTCACCAGACCCGTCGCTGGAACCCGAAGATGAAGCGCTTCATCTTCACCGAGCGCAACGGCATCTACATCATCGACCTGCTCCAGTCGCTGTCGTACATCGACCGCGCCTACGAGTTCGTCAAGGAGACCGTCGCCCACGGCGGCACGGTCATGTTCGTCGGCACGAAGAAGCAGGCGCAGGAGGCCATCGCCGAGCAGGCCACCCGCGTCGGCATGCCCTACGTCAACCAGCGCTGGCTGGGCGGCATGCTCACCAACTTCTCGACCGTCTACAAGCGTCTGCAGCGCCTGAAGGAGCTGGAGCAGATCGACTTCGAGGACGTCGCGTCCTCCGGTCTGACCAAGAAGGAGCTGCTGGTCCTCTCCCGCGAGAAGGCCAAGCTGGAGAAGACCCTCGGCGGTATCCGCGAGATGCAGAAGGTGCCCAGTGCCGTCTGGATCGTGGACACCAAGAAGGAGCACATCGCCGTTGGTGAGGCCCGGAAGCTGAACATCCCGGTCGTCGCGATCCTCGACACCAACTGCGACCCCGACGAGGTCGACTACAAGATCCCGGGCAACGACGACGCGATCCGCTCCGTCACCCTGCTCACCCGCGTGATCGCCGACGCCGTCGCCGAGGGCCTCATCGCCCGCTCCGGTGTCGCCACCGAGGGCAAGGGCGAGAAGGCCGCCGGCGAGCCGCTGGCCGAGTGGGAGCGCGACCTGCTCGAGGGCGAGAAGAAGGCCGAGGAGGCCGCCCCGGCCGCCGCCGAGGGCGAGAAGCCGGCCGAGGCCCCCGCCGAGGCCCCTGCCGAGGCCCCCGCCGAGGCTGCCCCGGCCGCCGAGGCCGAGCAGGCCTGA